The genomic stretch CTTGCCACAAGGCATTTAGATGAAAGCAAGAAACAGTGGAAAGATTACTTACCTAAAAATCAGCAGAATTTGGATGTAGAAAAAGTTGCAACCGTAACATTCAGCTGCATCAAATTGGAGATACACAACGAACGCGACTATAACCGTTACTTCTCAGATGGCACTCCGCGTACCCCGTGCAATAATTAAGAGGCGTCATAATAGGAATTGCCTGTCTAAGTCCCAAAATTGACACCATAACAAAAGAGAGGGATGGTTTACAAAGAAATTGCATTGTTTGCTGACAGAGTTTTAATGATTGACGTGTTCAGTTTGTACGTGCTCTTTGGTGCTTAATTTTAAATACACGTGCTCGACTTCGCACTAGCCTGCGCGCGGTGCACCCTAGTTGTCACTCAAAGCCAGCGCTATCTTTGAACTTTCCTAACTAGCTGTCATTTTCCTTCTCCAGCCCAAAAATAAATGGCAACTAAATTAGCCAGAGCACATTCTTAAAAGCCGCAGGAAGCCAGAGGCGATAGGAATATGTTTTTCTCCAGCCAGCATCggcattcaaaatgaaaaaccacAACCAGAAAAGCGTTTCGGCAAAGTTCCCAGCAAGAGTTTCTCATCCTTTATTTAGTTACCAGCCAGCAAATTCTTAGCCTGAGGAGCGGATAATTTGAGGAGCGGATCCGTTGGGTACTCCTGCGGGACCAGATATGACCCCTTGTCCGTCAGTTATGCTGTGCTCACAGGTCTGTTAATTACTACTAACTGTCTCCGTTTTTTGAGTATGTCCAGCGTATGTTTTGACAAATGAAGCTTACCAGATTAACCTGAAAACAATTCGTCTTTTGATTcacctgtgtttttttttctgaagaatATTTCACCGGCAAGGATACAACACTTTGCTCAAATTTAAAGCATCAGGCATCGAACAAACGTTAGAAGTTTGTGTTGCttgcgaattcacttttacgTACTATTTATCTTTCTTCCATCTGATCTGGGTGGCACCACTCCAACTGCCCCTGAAATGTTTTTATTTGCGATCATTTTCGTATCAGCCTTGCAATAGTAGTGCGACTGAGGTGCCGTTAAGGTTAATATATACCAAggtattttttcatttatttgtattttatacAAAAATGGAGTAAGTATGGCAAGGAGGCCTAAAGGAAACTGTATCTAGCCTAATGTTAATTAAGCCTCCTCAATTACTAACAATTTTTCATGATAGATGACATACAAATTACGACGACGGATACAATTATTTATCAAAAGTAAAGTAACAATATAATAAGGAAAttaataaaagttgaaaattatcATCCTTGTCTGACTTTGTAGATATTTGTGATCCTGGCTGGAACTATTTCAACGGCTTTTGCTATTTCACAAGTAAGACTTGTCGAAATTGGACCACAGCACTGGATAAATGCCGACAAGAAAACTCGATTCTTGTTGATGTCCAAAACAACgaagaaaatgtatttttacaGCATCTTCACAATGGAGCAAAATCCTGGCTGGGATTGAATGATATTTTTACAGAGGGTTCCTTTACTTTGGCAGATCGTGGTACTGGGAACTTTACAGCTTGGGCCAAAAACCAGCCAAACAATTTTTGGGATGAGGACTGTGTGCATACACTTGGTGTTGAATACAATTACGAATGGAATGACGTGAAATGCAGCGACTGTCATCAGTATACTTGTAAGAAAGGTACGGTTTTTAATCTATGTTTAATTGTAAGGTTTTTGTTCAACAAATAAGACAAATCAATTATCAATATAGCCAAGGCCAAAAGAGCCAAGACTGAAGCGAAGCCTCCTTTTTACATCCTTTTAATTACTTAAAACCAGAAAACTAAAGCGAATACGCTTTAACCTACGTAAAGAAATCTACtaaaaatttttacttaacatatttaaaaataaaaaagagaatatGATTAGTTGTCATTCACGAGAGTCTTAGGCTGCGTCCAGTTTACAGTTTATGTTTCAGTAATAGGTCAATCTCTCCGTCTAAAAGGGATTCTACCCGAATTGTAAATTAGGCTGATTTTTCTGTTAAGAAtatgttttctttgcaaaatcgGACCGAGAAACTGCTACGTGTAAACtacccttttgtttcttctgGCGAGCTTAGGTTTTTCCTGGAGTGTGACCAAAAGGGTCACCAAGCAAAAAGTAACGCCTTAGGAATTTATTTCCGAAACTTTTGTTGTAAGCCGAACACAAGAAACTTCAATCCAGATCTTTACTCGAGCAACTCCGATGGTTGTCCGTAAAATAGTTAATTTTTCGTCGAAAGGAACAGCAACACATATGTCTGAGACTTCCTTCTCTACCCTACTGAGTTTTTTACCCCTACCCTCGGAGTCTGTATAGACAACCACAGGGCGTACGccgacgtcataaccaaattttctggcatgGATGGGTTTCCATTTTCTATAGGTATGGACCTCCGCTGCGAAAAGCGCGCGCGGACGCTCcgttgaaacaaacaaaaacaatacagaTGACAACCTCTGAACAAATAATATGAATATCTTGTGATACTGCGCAGTACAAACATAGATTGAATCAGGTGAGCAAATAGATGAAAGTagtaacaaaaaaaggaaacgcaATGATTGATCGCCCCATGtgagggattccggattcctaatCCTGGAAGTTTTTTCTTGCGGAACTCTGAATCCAGTAAACGTTTGAAGCAGAATCCGAAaacctgggctttggaatccgtaatATGGCAcagggaatccggaatccaacttcaacttcaacttcaacttcaactttatttaaatttgaaaatatagcaaaagatacattgggactggcctgcagttagcgaggctattcgaggcaggccaggctacataatttacaacaaactagacaaatacaaaagaaattaggcgttatataagtatatacattttacattaaatagataATCCACGGCGTAAAATCCCTAATCCAAGTCTGTATTAGATTCCCTTATATGAGGCGAGAGTAAACTGATGGATAAATGATTAAAGGACTATAGGCTTTTGACAAGAGAGAATAACTCTTCATTTACGATTTTAATTCTCTTCCTCTTAAAGGAGGGTCTCACTGTAGcgtggtagctttgacggttgacggttaaattttagagcttttgacggTTGCCGTTTATTTAGTGGAAATTTAGTCCAAGAGTTTTAGCAAATATTAACTACtatataaatttatatttaaaacTGTTATCATGTTTTGGAGGCCTTCTTGGCCTATCACTTATAAAATTTCGAAATAATTTCAGATATAAGCAAGTTCTAAGGTCTTGTAATGTCTAGAAGGAGTGTTTTTCAGAACATGGGAACTCGGGTTTTCCAGTTTGGAGCTGGATGCTTCGGGAGCCAGAAGTCCGTGACGATCAGAAGTAATACTAAGAAAAAGCAAGATAAAAATGCCTTGTGACGAAAAATATCAATCTGCATTTTTGATGGTTGACGGTTACAGtttaggccgtttgacggctgacgcTTAACCCCATTGATACCCTCTTAGGGACTGTTTACATGACGCCGGGGCGACTTTCGCGCCGGCGCaagttcactccggttccctcttCACGactctatatttgtttacatgataccaccacaaaatgtcaccccggcgtgagttcaccccggttgttGTACCTGGCCGAGAATTTCACTTCAGTACGAAATCTCGCAACAGAATCTTGTAAACATGAATCGACCACCCGTTTCGGTTTGAAATTGGTTTGCCGGTTGACTGGAACGGGTAGGGCATtcgtaatgtttgcgattttgaatcatACGTGTATTTTATCAGTATGTGGTGtacgagatatgaaatgaccctgtcatcatgtaaacgcgatacgaaatcaaaaagtcatcccggtatgCAAACGCGCGctggtgcgagttttctcatgtaaacacccccttaaAGAGAAACTGGCTGCAGAAATTAATTAATATATGTTTTCGTATTATATAGATCTGAATGAGTGCAGCAGGGACAAGTATTATTGCCATCGTTTTGCCACCTGTTCAAATAATCGCGGTTCCTTCACTTGCACTTGTGACCTTCAACAAGGTTTTGTCGGAGATGGCTTTGAGTGCAACTTAAATTATGCAGGTTGGTGTTCCTATGTAGGCTTGGTTTAGCCGTATGGACGAACTCAGTCTCCATCCTCTTCCCAACAACGGCTGGCTAATTGGTACTAATGGTCCACACCAGTAGTACATGACTCGCATTCGCTCTTTATGCAAGTTAGACTCTGActcacatttttaatttttaggcacgattcgcaaaaaaaatgtaacttgTTAAAGATATACAATATGcattttaatgttaaaatgTAAAGAAAGTAAATTTAACTTAACACAGATCATTCTACAGATTTTGTCtcgtgaaaacaaacaagaaaaatgtgaTATTTGTATGTATTTGTGGAATGGACCTGAAATCTTGCACGGAAGCTTAATGAGTATGTTCATTTTCTAACAAAAAGGTcataattaaaatgaaaataggCAACACCATGTGTCAGATGTCAAGTGAATGGCAGTTTCATCTGATATTCCAAAACTGAGAAATGGGTAGGAATACTTGATGACATGTATATATTTGTATAATTTCGAACTTAATGTAAAAATTATCTAAATTTTACTTTGCAAGTCTTGCATTTCCGGATAGTTTTCTTACCTCTCAATAGGACATAAGTCAAGTGTCCTTGTAACTCCAACATCACTACTGCCcttgtcctttttcttttcttttttctttttttttatctcgtaGGAGGATTGACAGACTCCGCTATTGTGGGAAATGATGTTAACTACTTAACTCATTTAAGCACGTGGCTCAAACCAGTTGCTAAGAGCAAATCTTCACGATGGAAGTGTTGTTGGCGTGCGTCCGTGGACGGCTGGGCTGCCAGTACTTTTCATAGCCGTTGTGACAACAAAGGACCAACGGTAACAATCATAAGAGTCGGCGGGAAATACATATTTGGAGCAGGAGGGCCCTTTGGAGGCTACACAAGCCTCTCATGGGGTTAGTGGTTTGGTTTTTCTAAAACTGGACATATTACCATGTAAAATTGTCTGAGGAAGTATTTGAAGTAGAAAATGTTATTACCACGAAGAGCACTAAAAACGTACATTCACGCTGTTTCAAGCTTTATCGCCCTTACTCCATTTCGGTCAATTCGCCAAATGCAGGTGAATTATATTGGGTTTAAATTCGAAAACTTTCTACcaagtattagaaaaagaaaatcgttgtcttgtgttcacgtacCCCATAAAACTGAAATTAGGACGTTTTTCATCGTATTCGTGCTGCGAATTCGCCGACAATTAAATTATGTACTGACGCATTTTCTTTTCCGAGTTGTTCCTCTCTAAAGTATTTTTCAGGCAAAGTATTCCGCACTATTGTCTCAAGTGCCGTTGTAAttaaaaaatcagtaaaaatgaCTATAacgcgagtgtgaattgatcaaggCTTAGCTGCCCTTTCCTGCTCTTAAAACTAACTTGAAAACTGTATGTAAATAGTGCAGgttagggagcattcataatttatccagagggtgggctatgatgatttccttattttttcctttcatttttttgaagcccCCCCTGATAatctcagggttttttttctgacccccccccccccaagagatgttgatttatcaaaggaaaatatcatagccccccctccctcccccagcacataagtacaacatgtcaaactcacccttagccatatcaaagccttgtgacaggtatattgagctttattagtaattaCATGGTAAATCAGCTGaatcagtaacaacttgcactaatgaaatggtgatatttcaagatgtcaatttatgaaaatataatgcttagtacaattaaatctctacgcatttttaattcaaaatggttctattttggacattcttgagaaaagctgattAAATGATTGGcttataataaatttaactatctgaattggtactggagagaaagtagtctttaggttgcactgaacatacattccatataaatttgattcaagcagatttagaagctaatgatctgatagatcatggccagttgttagtgcagtgtttttaaatgaagatctgtttAGAGGACGCTAATGATCTTCATTAAACCACTGCATAACAACTGGGCATAGTATAAAACCAggactggactctggactctggactctggactcCGGACTCCAGATTTTTTGTCaagatttttaaatgaaaaaaaaagagaaaattcaattgtttttaaaaaaggaaaatataataaaaataaaaaaaattaaaactttcaaaaaatagCGAGCGACGAAGTACTCTTTAATGTATTTTCTTGTATTAAATCTCGCTATATTTATGCGAAggagaaaaagtttattttgggcGAGACGAGGAGTGTGCGACGAATTCTTCTGATTCATGCCGTCAAACGAACTCCTCCAATGCCTTTTGCATGGCCTCTTCATCTTCCTCatactgacaaaaaaaactacTGGTGCCCGGTTCAGAAGAAGAATCCATAACGCAGAGGAGAAACGAAAGTCAAGACACGCTTTGAGCAGTGCTGACTACAAAGTGAACGAGAGTGCCCGGTAAGAGTGTAGTGCAGAAGGACTGAGACCGCGCGATAATTAGGTGACATGCCGCCTGATAAAAAGATAACATTATGCAAGGCACTTTGGGCTTCATTATTGTTCGTGTCACTTTCTggagttttgttttgaatttagttACGCAGGAGTTATAATTGAAAGGTTGTGTCCGCCGGGTTCTAGATAAAGCCGGTAAATTCCAGAAATTCAGAGAAAACACCTAGCGAGTTAAATAAAAAACGAGGGTTTATGACCGGAAATTCTGGCGAAGCCAAGTTAGACTGCCTCGCGAGATGGTATAATTTGTCCTGGTAAATGCCGCAGACAGTCGGATTTGCAGTATTATTTGCCAGACGCTCGACACTTGACACAGTTCGACACAGTTCGCGCTGTTCAGTTTTCGTAACAGAACTTTTGAATTGACAGACGAATTTTAAAATCCTTCTAGTTCCTTTCGATTAACAATGGCACACATGGCATGGTATTTACGCGCGATGAATAATGGTTTGCCGTTCGTTTGACGGCATGAATAGAAGAATTCGTCGCACCCTCGTCGTCTCgcccaaaataaactttttctccTTCGCATAAATATAGCGAgatttaatacaaaaaaatacattaaagagTACTTCGGCGCTCGctattttttgaaagttttaaaa from Porites lutea chromosome 1, jaPorLute2.1, whole genome shotgun sequence encodes the following:
- the LOC140921124 gene encoding uncharacterized protein, whose protein sequence is MNTSGFRACVKELYGTRSTQREKFQKYDPLSVSYAVLTDICDPGWNYFNGFCYFTSKTCRNWTTALDKCRQENSILVDVQNNEENVFLQHLHNGAKSWLGLNDIFTEGSFTLADRGTGNFTAWAKNQPNNFWDEDCVHTLGVEYNYEWNDVKCSDCHQYTCKKDLNECSRDKYYCHRFATCSNNRGSFTCTCDLQQGFVGDGFECNLNYAGLTDSAIVGNDVNYLTHLSTWLKPVAKSKSSRWKCCWRASVDGWAASTFHSRCDNKGPTVTIIRVGGKYIFGAGGPFGGYTSLSWGDSSCPGYRYDSSAFLFSLVNKPGWAPVKLPAYRYYDHAIYDCSSYGPTFGGGHDIKIVDYASSGSSSYTYLGHTYTPPSGYSYGSTFTYTFLQGQSNTDHFTPDEVETFYETT